In one window of Bradyrhizobium diazoefficiens DNA:
- a CDS encoding FGGY-family carbohydrate kinase, whose amino-acid sequence MPRAYIGVDVGTTSTRAGVFDEAGTLLATARHPIRIWHEAGDIVEQSSQDIWEACVKSVRAAMAEAAVAPDSVGGVGFDATCSLVVLDRQGEPVTVSASGQAQRNVIVWMDHRATAEARLINETEDAVLRYVGGSISPEMEMPKLLWLKRHLRASFDAAGHFFDLADYLTWRATGSLQRSTCTVTCKWNYLAHDGGGWSPQFFKRIGLSDFVGEKYARIGTEIVAPGTRLGAGLTRAAAADLGLSPGTPVGASLIDAHAGGIGAIGGRDGTGGTTDVCDRLAYIMGTSACIMATTKQPCFVPGVWGPYYSGMVPDFWLNEGGQSAAGAAIDHLLKSHPGHAEASAAARGEGVDLITYLERRIIARTGDASRAALLARNVHVLPEFIGNRSPYADPDTRAVIAGLDLDTDVGAMERLFLAGLCGLAYGLAEVIEAFAAQGVHAGIMIMGGGASRSPLVRQIMADTTALTVALPQTQEPVLLGAAMLGAVAGGAYASIGETMAKMSALGGQSEPTTPAMAAFHTRKREVYKLLREIDRGSRAAMRDIAKG is encoded by the coding sequence ATGCCGCGAGCGTATATCGGCGTCGACGTGGGGACCACGAGCACGCGGGCGGGGGTGTTTGACGAGGCCGGCACCTTGCTCGCGACCGCCAGGCATCCGATCCGGATCTGGCACGAGGCCGGCGATATCGTCGAGCAGTCGTCCCAGGACATCTGGGAGGCCTGCGTCAAATCGGTGCGGGCAGCAATGGCGGAAGCAGCGGTCGCGCCCGACAGCGTCGGCGGCGTTGGTTTCGACGCGACCTGTTCCCTGGTGGTGCTCGACCGCCAGGGCGAGCCGGTCACGGTCAGCGCCTCCGGTCAGGCACAGCGCAACGTCATCGTCTGGATGGATCACCGCGCCACGGCCGAGGCGCGGCTGATCAACGAGACCGAGGATGCGGTGTTACGCTATGTCGGCGGCTCGATCTCGCCCGAGATGGAGATGCCGAAGCTGTTGTGGCTGAAGCGGCATCTGCGCGCGAGTTTTGATGCCGCCGGACATTTTTTCGATCTGGCAGATTATCTGACCTGGCGCGCGACCGGCTCGCTCCAGCGCTCGACCTGCACCGTCACCTGCAAATGGAACTATCTTGCCCATGACGGTGGCGGCTGGAGCCCGCAATTCTTCAAGCGCATCGGGCTGTCGGACTTCGTCGGCGAAAAATACGCCCGCATCGGCACCGAAATCGTCGCCCCCGGCACGCGGCTCGGCGCCGGTCTCACCCGCGCCGCCGCCGCCGACCTCGGCCTGTCGCCGGGCACGCCGGTGGGGGCGTCCCTGATCGACGCCCATGCCGGCGGCATCGGCGCGATCGGCGGGCGCGACGGAACGGGCGGAACGACGGATGTCTGCGATCGCCTCGCCTACATCATGGGAACGTCGGCCTGTATCATGGCGACGACCAAGCAGCCGTGCTTCGTGCCCGGCGTCTGGGGTCCCTATTATTCCGGCATGGTGCCGGACTTCTGGCTCAACGAGGGCGGCCAGTCGGCCGCGGGAGCTGCGATCGACCATCTCCTCAAGTCGCATCCCGGCCATGCCGAGGCCAGTGCGGCGGCGCGCGGCGAGGGCGTCGACCTCATCACCTATCTCGAACGCCGCATCATCGCGCGCACGGGCGATGCGAGCCGCGCGGCGCTACTGGCGCGCAACGTCCATGTGCTTCCGGAATTCATCGGCAATCGCTCGCCCTATGCCGACCCCGATACGCGCGCGGTGATCGCGGGCCTCGATCTCGATACCGATGTCGGTGCGATGGAGCGGCTGTTTCTCGCCGGCCTGTGCGGGCTCGCTTATGGACTCGCCGAGGTGATCGAGGCCTTTGCCGCGCAGGGCGTTCATGCAGGCATCATGATCATGGGTGGCGGCGCCAGCCGCAGTCCGCTGGTGCGGCAGATCATGGCCGATACCACGGCCCTCACGGTCGCGCTGCCGCAGACGCAGGAGCCGGTGCTGCTCGGCGCCGCGATGCTCGGGGCGGTCGCCGGCGGTGCCTATGCCTCGATCGGCGAGACCATGGCGAAAATGTCGGCGCTGGGAGGACAGAGCGAGCCGACCACACCCGCCATGGCCGCGTTTCACACCCGCAAGCGCGAGGTCTACAAGCTGCTGCGCGAGATCGATCGCGGCAGCCGTGCGGCGA
- a CDS encoding ABC transporter ATP-binding protein — protein sequence MGQITLQDVQKSFGPVHIIKGADLEIADGSFVVFVGPSGCGKTTLLRLIAGLEDVSGGKILIDGKNVVDTPPAKRGLSMVFQSYALYPHMSVRGNIGFGLKMAGLSKDETNRKVEAAAATLNLTPYLDRKPRELSGGQRQRVAIGRAIVREPKAFLFDEPLSNLDAALRVQMRIEVTRLQKQLGTTAIYVTHDQVEAMTMADKIVVLNGGKIEQYGSPLELYERPTNLFVAGFIGSPKMNLVTGEPAKQQGATTIGVRPEHLKIEREGAGGWQGTIAVAEHLGSDTFLYVDAGPLGMLTARYIGELSLHAGDRVSLVPDPTRIHRFDQSGNAIRG from the coding sequence ATGGGTCAGATCACACTTCAGGACGTGCAGAAATCCTTCGGTCCCGTGCACATCATCAAGGGCGCCGACCTCGAAATTGCCGACGGCTCCTTCGTGGTGTTCGTCGGTCCCTCCGGCTGCGGCAAGACCACGCTCTTGCGCTTGATCGCCGGGCTCGAGGATGTCTCCGGCGGCAAGATCCTGATCGACGGCAAGAACGTGGTCGACACGCCGCCGGCCAAGCGCGGGCTGTCCATGGTGTTCCAGTCCTATGCGCTCTATCCCCATATGAGCGTGCGCGGCAATATCGGCTTCGGCCTGAAGATGGCGGGCCTTTCTAAGGATGAAACCAACCGCAAAGTCGAGGCGGCGGCCGCCACGCTGAACCTCACACCGTATCTCGACCGCAAGCCGCGCGAGCTCTCCGGCGGCCAGCGCCAGCGCGTCGCGATTGGCCGGGCCATCGTCCGCGAGCCCAAGGCGTTCCTGTTCGACGAGCCGCTGTCGAACCTCGATGCAGCGCTGCGCGTGCAGATGCGCATCGAGGTGACGCGGCTGCAGAAGCAGCTCGGCACCACCGCGATCTACGTCACCCACGATCAGGTCGAGGCCATGACCATGGCCGACAAGATCGTCGTGCTCAACGGCGGCAAGATCGAGCAATACGGCTCGCCGCTCGAGCTCTACGAGAGGCCCACCAATCTCTTCGTCGCTGGCTTCATCGGTTCCCCAAAAATGAATCTCGTGACCGGCGAGCCGGCCAAGCAGCAAGGCGCCACCACTATCGGGGTGCGGCCCGAGCACCTCAAGATCGAGCGCGAGGGTGCAGGCGGCTGGCAGGGGACGATCGCCGTCGCCGAGCATCTCGGCAGCGACACGTTCCTCTATGTCGATGCCGGGCCGCTCGGGATGCTGACGGCGCGCTACATCGGCGAATTGAGCCTGCATGCAGGTGATCGCGTCTCGCTGGTGCCTGACCCCACGCGCATCCACCGCTTCGACCAGAGCGGCAACGCCATTCGGGGCTAA
- a CDS encoding SDR family NAD(P)-dependent oxidoreductase, translating into MYLEKFKLSGKTAFITGGGQGIGLACAEALAEAGAKVIIGDRDSKVAGDAKAGMKAKGFDVETAIMDVTDTKRVAEVANDLVARHGKVDILVNNAGIARSETPAETVTDEHWLNVIDVNLNGTFWCCREFGKHMLNARSGAIVNVGSMSGFIVNKPQEQCFYNASKAGVHHLTKSLAAEWGTRGIRVNAVAPTYIDTPLNAFVKSTPKMYDAWIGGTPMARMGQVEEIASVVLFLASEAASLMTGSIVLVDGGYTCW; encoded by the coding sequence ATGTACCTGGAAAAATTCAAGCTGAGCGGCAAAACCGCGTTCATCACCGGCGGCGGGCAGGGCATTGGCCTTGCCTGCGCGGAAGCGCTGGCCGAAGCCGGCGCCAAGGTGATCATCGGCGATCGCGACAGCAAGGTCGCCGGCGACGCCAAGGCCGGCATGAAGGCGAAGGGATTTGACGTCGAGACCGCGATCATGGACGTCACCGACACCAAGCGGGTGGCGGAGGTGGCGAACGATCTGGTCGCCCGCCACGGCAAGGTCGACATCCTCGTCAACAATGCCGGCATCGCGCGGAGCGAAACCCCGGCGGAGACGGTCACCGACGAGCATTGGCTCAACGTCATCGACGTCAATCTCAACGGCACCTTCTGGTGCTGCCGGGAATTCGGCAAGCACATGCTCAATGCCAGGAGCGGTGCTATCGTCAACGTCGGCTCGATGTCCGGCTTCATCGTCAACAAGCCGCAGGAGCAGTGCTTCTACAATGCCTCCAAGGCCGGCGTGCACCATCTGACCAAGTCGCTCGCCGCCGAATGGGGCACGCGCGGCATCCGCGTCAATGCGGTGGCGCCGACCTATATCGACACGCCGCTCAACGCTTTCGTGAAAAGCACCCCGAAAATGTACGACGCCTGGATCGGTGGAACTCCGATGGCCCGGATGGGACAGGTCGAGGAGATCGCCTCGGTCGTCTTGTTCCTGGCCTCGGAGGCCGCGAGCCTGATGACCGGCAGCATCGTGCTGGTGGATGGCGGCTACACTTGCTGGTAG